A window of Oncorhynchus kisutch isolate 150728-3 linkage group LG23, Okis_V2, whole genome shotgun sequence genomic DNA:
ACCTCGATCTGAAGCCACTCTTGTGATCCTTGTGATTTTTCTATTCATTGTAAATGATGGCTTATGTAGTCAAATTGTGTTCTATTTTTATCTGTAGATTAACCAATGACATCAGGCTacacccggccatgattacattacacctgtgtgtgtcctttgacactatataaactagtgaccCTGTAGTGTTTGTCactataccctgatgaagacagcttgtctgtccaaACGTTGGTTATCAGGTTATTAAatgattgcatctgagctcctagagtgtgaggctctccttttcttcttcaagtgttctactccgctagccagcacctcgtctaaacaggtGTGTGTTCCATTCGCTTCCAGAAATACCACAGTATGTTGTcatagcagcaagatttgtgacctgttgccgcaagaaaagtgcaaccagtgaagaacaaacaccgttGTAAATATAACCtgtatttatgcttatttattttcccttttatcCTTCAACTATTTGAACATTGTTAACATGTACATTGTAATGTTAACTGTTAATTTCAGAtcatttatttcccttttgtttgttgtctatttcacttgctttggcaatgtacacAGAgaccattgaattgagagagagagagagagagaacaccttgagagagagagagagagagagagagagagagagagagagtgagagagagagaacaccttgAGTGAGAGAAAGccttgggagggagagagagagagagagggaaagagagagcaccTTGATCGAGAGAAAGccttgggagggagagagagggagagagagagagccttgggagagagagagagagagagagagagagagaacaccttgAGTGAGAGAAAGtcttgggagggagagagagagagagagagggaaagagagagcaccTTGATCGAGAGAAAGccttgggagggagagagagggagagagagagagccttgggagagagagagagagcaccttgAGCGAGAGAAAGccttgagagagggagagagagagagagagggagagccttGGGAGTGGTAGTGTGTACTTTAGAAGTTGTTCTGGATGTGGGGAATATTAAACACCCATCTTCAAGCCATGAGGAGACATGGTCATCTTCAAGCCACAGGGAGACATGGTCATCTTCAAGCCATGAGGAGACATGGTCATCTTCAAGCCACGGGGAGACATGGTCATCTTCAAGCCATGAGGAGACATGGTCATCTTCAAGCCAGGCTAGCTGTTTTATATCAGAGGCAGAACACAATTCAACATTGTCAATGAGATGTATATAGACATCCCCCTCAGTCTAGTAACTGCCTTGCTGCTGACTCTAATAGCCTCAGTCTAGTAACTGCCTTGCTGCTGACTCTAATAGCCTCAGTCTAGTAACTGCCTTGCTGCTGACTCTAATAGCCTCAGTCTAGTAACTGCCTTGCTGCTGACTCTAATAGCCTCAGTCTAGTAACTGCCTTGCTGCTGACTCTAATAGCCTCAGTCTAGTAACTGCCTTGCTGCTGACTCTAATAGCCTCAGTCTAGTAACTGCCTTGCTGCTGACTCTAATAGCAACTATAGGTGGCTGGTAGTCAGCCACACCCAGGGGTGTGATACGCTTGACAAAAGAATACGGTTTGCAACAAATATTTGATAGAATGGCCGGTGGCCATGTAGATGAGGAGTTTCCTGGGTAGGACTGATTCAACACCGTgttaaatgacaccctattccctatatagtgcactactttagaccagggcctgtcgggcactacgtagggaatagggtgcattttggaATGCATGGAGAACGTACGCCCACTCTCTCTCAGAACCGCATTCACTGGGTGTGAAGACTTGACTGAGGAGGAATTAATGCTTTTGTGGTTTGGCTGTTATTTTTGTTCAATAAGAAGCATTTCTCAAAAATAGTTCAGTAGTACGCTGGGTTTTCCTGTTGAGGAACTCCTACATCATCTGTTAtattataacagagagagagatttaattgTTTGTCTATCACACAACAATTATGTTAATAACACAACAGGTATGTTATCACGACAGGTAGGTTTATAACACAACAGGTAGGTTTATAACACAACAGGTAGGTTAACACAACAGGTATGTTTATAACACAACAGGTATGTTTATAACACAACAGGTATGTTTATAACACAACAGGTAGGTTTATAACACAACAGGTAGgtttataacaccacaggtaggtttataacaccacaggtaggtttataacaccacaggtaggtTAACACAACAGGTAGGTTTATAACACAACAGGTAGGTTAACATAACAGGTAGGTTTATAACACAACAGGTAGGTTAACACAACAGTTAGGTTTATAACACAACAGGTAGGTTTATAACACAACAGGTAGGTTTATAACACAACAGGTAGgtttataacaccacaggtaggtTTGTAACACCACAGGTAGATTTATAACACAACAGGTGGgtttataacaccacaggtaggtttataacacaacaggtaggtttataacaccacaggtaggtttataacaccacaggtaggtTAACACAACAGGTATGTTAACACAACAGGTATGTTTATAACACAACAGGTATGTTTATAACACAACAGGTAGGTTTATAACACAACAGGTAGGTTTATAACACAACAGGTAGgtttataacaccacaggtaggtttataacaccacaggtagATGTATAACACAACAGGTAGGTTTATAACACCAGAGGTAGGTTTATAACACAACAGGTAGgtttataacaccacaggtaggtttataacaccacagataggttaacACAACAGGTATGTTAACACAACAGGTAGGTTTATAACACAACAGGTATGTTTATAACACAACAGGTAGgtttataacaccacaggtatGTTAACACAACAGGTAGGTTTATAACACAACAGGTAGGTTAACACAACAGGTAGGTTTATAACACAACAGGTAGGTTTATAACACAACATGTATGTTATCACGACAGGTAGGTTTATAACACAACAGGTAGGTTTATAACACAACAGGTAGGTTAACACAACAGGTATGTTTATAACACAACAGGTATGTTTATAACACAACAGGTATGTTTATAACACAACAGGTAGGTTTATAACACAACAGGTAGgtttataacaccacaggtaggtttataacaccacaggtaggtttataacaccacaggtaggtTAACACAACAGGTAGGTTTATAACACAACAGGTAGGTTAACATAACAGGTAGGTTTATAACACAACAGGTAGGTTAACACAACAGTTAGGTTTATAACACAACAGGTAGGTTTATAACACAACAGGTAGGTTTATAACACAACAGGTAGgtttataacaccacaggtaggtTTGTAACACCACAGGTAGATTTATAACACAACAGGTGGgtttataacaccacaggtaggtttataacacaacaggtaggtttataacaccacaggtaggtttataacaccacaggtaggtTAACACAACAGGTATGTTAACACAACAGGTATGTTTATAACACAACAGGTATGTTTATAACACAACAGGTAGGTTTATAACACAACAGGTAGGTTTATAACACAACAGGTAGgtttataacaccacaggtaggtTTATAATACCACAGGTAGATGTATAACACAACAGGTAGGTTTATAACACCAGAGGTAGGTTTATAACACAACAGGTAGgtttataacaccacaggtaggtttataacaccacagataggttaacACAACAGGTATGTTAACACAACAGGTAGGTTTATAACACAACAGGTATGTTTATAACACAACAGGTAGgtttataacaccacaggtatgttaacacaacaggtaggtttataacacaacaggtaggttaacacaacaggtaggtttataacacaacaggtaggtttataacacaacaggtatgtttataacacaacaggtaggtttataacaccacaggtatgttaacacaacaggtaggtttataacacaacaggtaggttaacacaacaggtaggtttataacacaacaggtatgtttataacacaacaggtatgtttataacacaacaggtatgttaacacaacaggtaggtttataacacaacaggtatgtttataacaccacaggtatgtttataacacaacaggtatgtttataacaccacaggtatgtttataacaccacaggtaggtttataacacaacaggtaggtttataacaccacaggtatgtttataacacaacaggtaggtttataacacaacaggtatgtttataacaccacaggtaggtTTATGACACCACAGGTAGGTTTATAACACAACAGGTAGGTTTATAACACCACATGTAGgtttataacaccacaggtatGTTTATAACACAACAGGTAGGTTTATAACACAACAAGTATGTTTATAACACAACAGGTAGGTTTATAACACAACAGGTAGGTTAATAACACCACAGGTAGGTTTATAACACAACAGGTAGGTATATAACACCACAGGTATGTTTATAACACAACAGGTATGTTTATAACACAACAGGTATGTTAATAACACCACAGGTAGGTTTATAACACAACAGGTATGTTTATAACACAACAGGTATGTTTATAACACAACAGGTACGTTTATAACACAACAGGTAGGTTTATAACACAACAGGTATGTTAACACAACAGGTATGTTTATAACACAACAGGTATGTTTATAACACAACAGGTATGTTAACACAACAGGTATGTTTATAACACAACAGGTATGTTAACACAACAGGTAGGTTTATAACACAGCAGGTATGTTAACACAACAGGTATGTTTATAACACAACAGGTATGTTTATAACACAACTGGTAGgtttataacaccacaggtaggtTTATAACACAACAGGTAGGTTTATAACACAACATCTAACCTGACATCTAACCTGACATCTAACCAGACATCTAACCTGACATCTAACCAGACATCAGACTGACATCTAACCAGACATCAGACTGACATCTAACCTGACATCTAACCTGACATCTAACCAGACATCTAACCAGACATCAGACCGACATCTAACCTGACATTAGACTGACATCTACCCAGACATCAGACTGACATCTAACCTGACATCAGACCGACATCTAACCTGACAATAGACTGACATCTAACCAGACATCAGACTGACATCTAACCTGACATCAGACTGATATCTAACCAGACATCTAACCTGACATCTATCCAGACATCTAACCTGACATCTAACCAGACGTCTAACCAGACATCTAACCTGACATCTAACCTGACATCTAACCAGACATCAGACTGACATCTAACCTGACATCTAAACTGACATCTAACCTGACATCTAACCAGACATCAAACTGACATCTAACCTGACATCAGACTGACATCTAAACTGACATCTAACCTGACATCTAACCAGACATTTAACCTGACATCTAACCTGATATCTAACCAGACATCTAACCTGACATCTAACCTGACATCAGACTGACATCTAACCTGACATCTAACCTGACATCTAACCTGACGTCTAACCTGACATCAGACTGACATCTAACCTGACATCTAACCTGACATCTAACCAGACATCTAACCTGACATCAGACTGACATCTAACCTGACATCAAACCTGCAGTAACTGGATCTGGCTACAGTGACTAACTGGCTACAGTAACTAACTGTCTACAGAAACTAACAGGCTACAGTAACTAACTGGCTACAGTGACTAACTGGCTACAGTAACTAACTGGCTACAGTAACTAACTGGCTACAGTGACTAACTGTCTACAGTGACTAACTGTCTACAGTGACTAACTGGCTACAGTAACTAACTGGCTACAGTAACTAACTGGCTACAGTGACTAACTGGCTACAGTGACTAACTGGCTACACTAACTAACTGGCTACAGTAACTAACTGGCTACAGTAACTAACTGGCTACAGTGACTAACTGGCTACAGTGACTAACTGGCTACAGTAACTAACTGGCTACACTAACTAACTGTCTACAGTAACTAACTGGCTACAGTGACTAACTGTCTACAGTAACTAACTGGCTACAGTAACTAACTGGCTACAGTGACTAACTGTCTACAGTGACTAACTGGCTACAGTAACTAACTGGCTACAGTAACTAACTGGCTACAGTGACTAACTGGCTACAGTGACTAACTGGCTACAGTAACTAACTGGCTACACTAACTAACTGGCTACAGTAACTAACTGGCTACAGTGACTAACTGGCTACAGTGACTAACTGGCTACAGTAACTAACTGGCTACACTAACTAACTGGCTACACTAACTAACTGGCTACACTAACTAACTGGCTACAGTAACTAACTGGCTACAGGAACTAACTGTCTACAGTAACTAACTGGCTACAGTGACTAACTGTCTACAGTGACTAACTGGCGACAACTAACTGTAGCCAGTAACTAACTGGCTACAGTGACTAACTGGCTACAGTAACTAACTGGCTACAGTAACTAACTGGCTACACTAACTAACTGGCTACAGTGACTAACTGGCTACAGTGACTAACTGGCTACACTAACTAACTGGCTACAGTAATGGTAACACAGCACTCCACCAACACACCTCATAGGTCCCAGTCTCTCTGACAGTAATTAGCTTATTGAAAGTGTTATCTCTGGTAATTCCTGGTCTAattcccaaatggtgccctacggcctaaagtagtgcactatgtagggaatagggttccatagggatctggtctaatgtagtgcactatgtagggaatagggttccatagggatctggtctaaagtagtgcactatctagggaatagtgttccatagggctccatagggctctggtctaaaatagagcactatatagggaatagggttccattgggatctgttctaaagtagtgcactatgtagggaatagggttccattgggatctgttctaaagtagtgcactatgtagggaatagggttccattgggatctgttctaaagtagtgcactatgtagggaatagggttccattgggatctgttctaaagtagtgcactatgtagggaatagggttccattgggatctggtctaaagtagtgccctacgtagggaatagggttgcatggggatctgatctaaagtagtgcactatgtagggaatagggtactgtttGGGACACATTATGGTGATTCCTCTCTGGTGTGGGTGGGTATCACTGTAATGGCATGTCAATACAGAGACATGGAAATGAATGTGTGAAAACAGCAGAAATAGCTTCTGTAAGCAGTTAAGCTTCTCTGTTCCTTCAGGTCATTTAAAATTGCATGGATTTGGGCCTTttaaagtatttatttatttatagacaGATTCAAACATTTCGATGTTAAAAGTTCAAATCTAATTTAACGTTTAAAGTTCTGTAATTTTGTCTTGACAATTTCACAGAAATAATAACACAACTGTTTTGACCCAGATTTTTTTTCAGGATGTTGTCCATTACTGCCCAGGTGAGGGAGGTACCTGCTCAGGTATTGTATTTTGTGTCATATAGCTCAGAGTAAATGGAGCATGTCCTATAGCATGTGTTCATTTGGTTTGGGGCAACATATAAAATGTTCTCACCGGGGTCAAAGGGTAAATGGTGGTATCAAAATGACAGCCACAAAGAAATGTACTAATGTATACCTTTTTAGGTCATCATGGACAAGATGCTGAAATGTTTTTGACTACTATATTTCGTTCCCaggcccccatccccgcaggaggccttttgacatttggtaggccgtcattgtaaataagaattagttcttaaactgacttgcctagttaataaaaggttaaattaatTCATTAATACAATTCGATGTGGTCTTTCCAGCAGTGTTTTACCGCCCCCAAGCGGACAAATGCGATATAACACCTTATTATCTTCACGAATCAGAGAAAGAGAAATTCTCTGCGAATCAGAGTTGAGAAAACATGTCACATGACCAACAGTAGTGAAGTCAAAGACAGATCTTTGAAGCCATTTCGGCCATTGTGGAAAGTGGAAAGGACCTCGCCAAGAAAGGACAAAATAAAGCATTGAAAGACGAGGAAAAGGGACAAGACAACAACTGTCAAATCTGCCAGTAACTCGCGATTGTAGAGATGGTCCAATCGTGCTCAGCTTACGGATGCAAAAACAGATATCATAAAGACAGAAACATTTCATTTCACAAGTAAGTTCAACTCCCGACATCACCACGGTCACTCTACAGATAATGATCATACATGCTCTAGCTGTCTAGCCTCGTCTTGCTTACTATCTAGTCAGTTGACTAGCTGTTATCACAGCTTTTGCACAGTTGTTGAGAATCGCAAGATTCCCCATGACCTAGCCCAGTCTCCAACCAGGCTTCACGTAAAAAGGGGAAACGTGACAACGACGTGATTTTGGAGGTATGGCAACTCGAGGCTACCCATGACCTAACTATCTAGCTTCTGTTGACTTAGTTGTAGGGTTAAACGCGTGGGAATAGCTACCCATCATGGCTATGTTGGTGTTGCTTATAAGTAGTAGATTGCAATGTTCTTGTTGCCTCTCACTGGTATCTTGTTAACGTTTGCTGCGTTCCACCGCGCGTCAGACTGGCGCTGCGCTGCGTTCCACCGCGCGTCAGACTGGCGCTGCGCTGCGTTCCACCGCGCGTCAGACTGGCGCTGCGCTGCGTTCCACCGCGCGTCAGACTGGCGCTGCGCTGCGTTCCAACGCGCGTCAGACTGGCGCTGCGCTGCGTTCCATCCTGCGTCAGACTGGCATCCCTATCACGAAGCAGACGTTGACTACTTAGGCTATTTACAGTCGGTAGATTCAGCGCTGACCGATGTAGCCAGTTGGAGGAGCGATGGTTGGCTAACAGTAGTTGGTGCTAAGCTTTGCTCCTGCAACAGTGACTAGCTACTGGACTACCaacacagtaacaacagtattcGTGAACCTTCGAGTTTGTTTTGTGTTTgatactgtaatgtaacaatactTTGTCGGTGTATTGCAGGTTCCCGCTAGCACGGCCAGACGTGTGTGGGAAATGGGTTGCAGCAATGAGGAGAAACAATTTCAAGCCAACCAGATACAGCAATATCTGCTCTCAGCATTTCACTAAAGACTGCTTCAAACCAGAGTGCAACAACCGAGTCCTGAAGGAGAATGCTGTACCTTCTCTATTCTGTTTCAGTAAACTACAAGTCAAGGTAAAACGCACACACAAGGATGCATCATTTTCCCTGTGGAACctatagcctggtctcagatctggttTGTACGGTCTTGCCAATGCCTTTGGTCGTTGTCACACCTATCACGTCTGGTGTTACAATTGGCATGACAACAACCTAATAAGTTGACAAGACCGAACACGTCTGGCACCAGGCTGGGGTATGTATACCAAACTATCAAACATGGAATTCTTTTAGATTTCTACTTAATTATTATTTTTCATAGGCAGAGTCCTTGGTGGACCCGTTACCTCCAGAGATGGACTTCTCTCtgaccctcccctccctccccctctctgacaCAGAGGAGACCCAACAGGAGATGCAGACCGAGACCCATCACACTGTAGACCCCTTACCCCTGGTAGAGAACCTTCCCCACAGCATGTCCATCTCCTGCGACCACAACTACACCGTAGAGGACACGGTTCAGCAGAAGAAGAGGATTGAGCAGCTGGAGGAACAGCTGGACAAGCTGAGGAAGAAGTTAAAGACCGTGCAGCAGAAGTGTCGGAGGCAGGAGAGACAATTGAAGAGGTTTAAGGCTATCGGAGAGTTCCAGAGGATGAACAGAGACCCGGCGCTAGGGGAGGGATATGTGATTCTACCCCAACGGCTCTATGATGCGCTCAAAGGGATTGAGCCCGTAGAGGGTCCATGAAGCCTCAAACACACCTAGCCTGGGTGCCAAGTCTGTGGAGTTGGCAAGACCACAAAccggtctgggaccaggctgtaaTAGGCCAGGCTTACGGACCCTGGTTCTCTGGGTCTGCCTTCAGTGTATTGGGGGGGAGGGGTTGTCCCAGGTTTATCAGTCCCTGCTTTATTAAAGGGTCAGTGTGAGGACTCTCACATCACCTCTCCCAATAGAGGTGTAGCGGATGGCTAAGCTGTCTCTACTACCTTTCTGAGACCTATAGAACTACTGCCGTCCTGTATCCAGACATGTCTAGGGGTCAGTGGTATTGATGGTCATTTCCTGTGTTGTGTCCGTGTGGAGCGTTGTAATGCAAGCCTGTCGGGTGTGTTTTCCACTTTTGTCACAGACAACCAACGACACACTGTCTTTTGTAGCATTTCTATTTCATTTTCTTCAGACTGTAAAGTTAAAGGGAAAAATCCCTCAAAGTACAATAACTCTATTTGAAGGGTTGCTTTTAGTGTGGTGGAGGGaggaacacgtgtgtgtgtgtactgtatgtcattGTTTAGTAATGTTAGTCAATGTATGCCTACTCTTGGACAAAAAAATGGGAGGTTTGTAATTGGCCGGGACTTTCTCTTCTACTGTAATATGAAACCATGTGACCCGACTGGTCAGCTGTCACTTTGAACTATTGTTGCTGCTAGGCAACAACCTTGCATTAGAGCAAACATGTTTCAATAAAAAATGCATCTAAAATGGTTTCATGAATATTgctagcaacaacagatttttggACAAGGAATCCTGGGAAAAGTTGAGGGTGAAATGTAATCATGTACGATTTATGTTCTTAATAAGCCTTTAGCAcaacatgggcctgggaggctcGCATATGGATGTAGGTATCCACAGTTATCCATCAATTCTTCTTATATTCCCCCAAAATGTTGTTTTTGACCATAAATGCACTGTAATTTTAAAACTTAACGGCAAATGGAACACTGACCTATGGCAGCATGTGTAGAGTCGCAGGAGATTCACTTTTAAAACGGCACAGTTAATTCCCAGAACCCGAGACTTGATTAGTTGGGTCTTGAATTGCAGAAGTCATAGTTAAAACTACTTGGGATGCTATTTTTAATGCACCGTTAAGAAGTTGTGATTTATTATGAGGGGGTCCCTGATGAATTCAACGTTTAGCAACCCCTGATATAGGGTCCCATGTAGGATGCACCCCATGGTGTTCCAAGGTGAAGTTTctcctaggtacagatctaggatcagcttccccctcatccaatcctaaccttaactattagtgGTGAAAAtccaaaactgacccaagatctgTCTAGGAGTAACTCCTCCCACTCCGGTAAAGACTACCTTTGTGGAGAATCTTATCTcttgtatttctgttgaaaagACCAAGTCAAAAGGGCTGTTATTGGGGTTATGACCATATttaaagccataagggaaactggaccttgaattAAACATAGGCGCCTTATTGTGCGAGACCCAGTTTGGTGTCAATCAGAAAAATAATTCTCATAACATTTTAATCTTATTTCTTTGGTTTTCTAAATGATCTGTGTTTATACTTCCCTATTTAAGTCTCTTATGACCATATATTTGTTTTTATCGTATTTTATTTGAAATAGCTTGTGAGACTTGATTATTAACAGGAGGCCACATAGTCAAAGTCCCAACGATT
This region includes:
- the thap1 gene encoding THAP domain-containing protein 1, with the protein product MVQSCSAYGCKNRYHKDRNISFHKFPLARPDVCGKWVAAMRRNNFKPTRYSNICSQHFTKDCFKPECNNRVLKENAVPSLFCFSKLQVKAESLVDPLPPEMDFSLTLPSLPLSDTEETQQEMQTETHHTVDPLPLVENLPHSMSISCDHNYTVEDTVQQKKRIEQLEEQLDKLRKKLKTVQQKCRRQERQLKRFKAIGEFQRMNRDPALGEGYVILPQRLYDALKGIEPVEGP